From a region of the Zingiber officinale cultivar Zhangliang chromosome 4B, Zo_v1.1, whole genome shotgun sequence genome:
- the LOC121976912 gene encoding nuclear transport factor 2-like isoform X1 yields MGDQQFGEERPHLSAREVSDNFVPQYYYIMQHSPELLHQFYRDGSWLGWSDAHSALESVNTIDAIDDKVLSTELGRVEIKTVDAQESFEGGVTVLVSGYLIGNDYVKKNFIQSFFLAPQENGFYVLNDVFRVVERESHHQEQQHLPNGACAPLVDDDHDLPSEDVTEDQTVPLPVEDVSNPSENGEIEEVAKPIVDVIVDDANDSQPRLVNSDVEIVPANVIEEATQPQVVDSNVEIAQNVASPEVVKDSQEEAVDSKRSYASIVKLMKEKFSESAPAHAPSKPISIKTEPQATPAPTVAQVSDMPESTSTVADSSKNQEIAEADGHSIYVKNLPLDATPAQLEEVFKKFGRIKPDGIQVRGNKLQGFCFGFVQFEAATAVSSAIEASPVLVGGRQVYVEEKRATGARVTNNRGRFPPGRAFQNNGRGRGNYAGRGYGRVNFNTRSGTDLGGRGAGSGAYLNRGNGLVYQKVASMESNDGSH; encoded by the exons ATGGGCGATCAACAGTTCGGTGAGGAGAGACCTCATCTTTCTGCTCGAGAG GTGTCGGATAACTTTGTTCCGCAGTATTACTACATCATGCAGCATTCGCCGGAGTTGCTGCACCAATTCTACCGGGACGGCAGCTGGCTTGGTTGGTCGGATGCCCATAGCGCCCTGGAGTCCGTCAACACTATTGAT GCGATCGATGACAAGGTTCTGTCGACAGAATTGGGTAGAGTGGAAATAAAAACGGTGGACGCACAAGAATCTTTTGAAGGCGGGGTAACTGTGCTTGTGTCAGGGTATCTCATTGGAAACGATTATGTCAAGAAGAACTTCATTCAATCCTTCTTTCTCGCACCTCAAGAGAATGGATTTTATGTCTTGAATGATGTGTTCAGAGTTGTGGAACGGGAAAGCCACCACCAAGAGCAGCAGCATTTGCCGAATGGTGCCTGTGCACCTCTTGTTGACGATGATCATG ATTTGCCATCAGAAGATGTCACTGAAGACCAAACAGTTCCTTTGCCGGTAGAAGATGTCTCTAATCCTTCTGAAAATGGAGAAATTGAGGAAGTGGCAAAACCTATAGTTGATGTTATTGTGGATGACGCTAATGATTCTCAGCCACGGTTGGTTAATTCGGATGTTGAAATTGTGCCAGCCAATGTGATCGAGGAAGCTACTCAGCCCCAGGTTGTTGATTCAAATGTTGAAATTGCACAAAATGTTGCCAGTCCAGAAGTTGTCAAAGATTCTCAGGAGGAGGCAGTGGATTCAAAACGATCATATGCTTCAATC GTGAAACTCATGAAAGAAAAATTCTCCGAATCAGCTCCTGCGCATGCCCCCTCTAAGCCCATATCCATTAAAACTGAACCACAAGCCACCCCCGCACCCACTGTTGCTCAAGTATCCGACATGCCTGAATCCACTTCTACTGTTGCTGATAGCAGCAAAAACCAAGAAATCGCAGAAG CAGATGGGCATTCGATATATGTGAAAAATCTTCCTTTGGATGCAACTCCTGCTCAACTCGAAGAAGTGTTCAAGAAATTTGGTCGTATTAAGCCAGATGGTATCCAAGTTAGAGGCAATAAG TTACAAGGTTTCTGTTTTGGGTTTGTACAGTTTGAGGCGGCAACTGCTGTTAGCAGTGCGATTGAG GCATCACCTGTACTGGTCGGTGGTCGTCAAGTCTATGTTGAAGAAAAACGAGCTACGGGTGCACGAG TTACTAATAATAGAGGAAGATTTCCACCAGGAAGAGCGTTTCAAAACAACGGGCGAGGTCGTGGCAACTACGCCGGGAGAGGATATGGTAGGGTGAATTTCAACACCAGATCCGGAACCGACCTTGGAGGTAGAGGTGCTGGTAGTGGTGCCTACTTAAATCGCGGCAATGGCCTTGTATACCAGAAGGTTGCTTCCATGGAATCAAACGACGGTTCCCATTAG
- the LOC121978009 gene encoding mitochondrial import receptor subunit TOM5 homolog, whose translation MAKPTASLEKIKDFWNSQINDEANWAFNMKLLRAVGLFGGSIFIMRNFGDLMAI comes from the exons ATGGCGAAGCCTACTGCCTCCTTGGAGAAGATTAAGGATTTCTGGAACTCTCAAATCAATGACGAGGCCAATTGGGCCTTCAACATG AAGCTTCTACGCGCTGTTGGCTTGTTTGGCGGATCGATATTCATAATGCGCAATTTTGGAGATCTTATGGCTATCTGA
- the LOC121976912 gene encoding nuclear transport factor 2-like isoform X2, whose protein sequence is MGDQQFGEERPHLSAREVSDNFVPQYYYIMQHSPELLHQFYRDGSWLGWSDAHSALESVNTIDAIDDKVLSTELGRVEIKTVDAQESFEGGVTVLVSGYLIGNDYVKKNFIQSFFLAPQENGFYVLNDVFRVVERESHHQEQQHLPNGACAPLVDDDHDLPSEDVTEDQTVPLPVEDVSNPSENGEIEEVAKPIVDVIVDDANDSQPRLVNSDVEIVPANVIEEATQPQVVDSNVEIAQNVASPEVVKDSQEEAVDSKRSYASIVKLMKEKFSESAPAHAPSKPISIKTEPQATPAPTVAQVSDMPESTSTVADSSKNQEIAEDGHSIYVKNLPLDATPAQLEEVFKKFGRIKPDGIQVRGNKLQGFCFGFVQFEAATAVSSAIEASPVLVGGRQVYVEEKRATGARVTNNRGRFPPGRAFQNNGRGRGNYAGRGYGRVNFNTRSGTDLGGRGAGSGAYLNRGNGLVYQKVASMESNDGSH, encoded by the exons ATGGGCGATCAACAGTTCGGTGAGGAGAGACCTCATCTTTCTGCTCGAGAG GTGTCGGATAACTTTGTTCCGCAGTATTACTACATCATGCAGCATTCGCCGGAGTTGCTGCACCAATTCTACCGGGACGGCAGCTGGCTTGGTTGGTCGGATGCCCATAGCGCCCTGGAGTCCGTCAACACTATTGAT GCGATCGATGACAAGGTTCTGTCGACAGAATTGGGTAGAGTGGAAATAAAAACGGTGGACGCACAAGAATCTTTTGAAGGCGGGGTAACTGTGCTTGTGTCAGGGTATCTCATTGGAAACGATTATGTCAAGAAGAACTTCATTCAATCCTTCTTTCTCGCACCTCAAGAGAATGGATTTTATGTCTTGAATGATGTGTTCAGAGTTGTGGAACGGGAAAGCCACCACCAAGAGCAGCAGCATTTGCCGAATGGTGCCTGTGCACCTCTTGTTGACGATGATCATG ATTTGCCATCAGAAGATGTCACTGAAGACCAAACAGTTCCTTTGCCGGTAGAAGATGTCTCTAATCCTTCTGAAAATGGAGAAATTGAGGAAGTGGCAAAACCTATAGTTGATGTTATTGTGGATGACGCTAATGATTCTCAGCCACGGTTGGTTAATTCGGATGTTGAAATTGTGCCAGCCAATGTGATCGAGGAAGCTACTCAGCCCCAGGTTGTTGATTCAAATGTTGAAATTGCACAAAATGTTGCCAGTCCAGAAGTTGTCAAAGATTCTCAGGAGGAGGCAGTGGATTCAAAACGATCATATGCTTCAATC GTGAAACTCATGAAAGAAAAATTCTCCGAATCAGCTCCTGCGCATGCCCCCTCTAAGCCCATATCCATTAAAACTGAACCACAAGCCACCCCCGCACCCACTGTTGCTCAAGTATCCGACATGCCTGAATCCACTTCTACTGTTGCTGATAGCAGCAAAAACCAAGAAATCGCAGAAG ATGGGCATTCGATATATGTGAAAAATCTTCCTTTGGATGCAACTCCTGCTCAACTCGAAGAAGTGTTCAAGAAATTTGGTCGTATTAAGCCAGATGGTATCCAAGTTAGAGGCAATAAG TTACAAGGTTTCTGTTTTGGGTTTGTACAGTTTGAGGCGGCAACTGCTGTTAGCAGTGCGATTGAG GCATCACCTGTACTGGTCGGTGGTCGTCAAGTCTATGTTGAAGAAAAACGAGCTACGGGTGCACGAG TTACTAATAATAGAGGAAGATTTCCACCAGGAAGAGCGTTTCAAAACAACGGGCGAGGTCGTGGCAACTACGCCGGGAGAGGATATGGTAGGGTGAATTTCAACACCAGATCCGGAACCGACCTTGGAGGTAGAGGTGCTGGTAGTGGTGCCTACTTAAATCGCGGCAATGGCCTTGTATACCAGAAGGTTGCTTCCATGGAATCAAACGACGGTTCCCATTAG
- the LOC121978008 gene encoding uncharacterized protein LOC121978008, producing MASTRASSLRYDAVDSRSSSGPSPPSSDRKNSGKNLSYLRRLIGNGGRQANSDPVSAAVPVTENYSRSLVRARDAKNGHNNFGSLVKKLMEKRTNPKLGSRDRLDLVVPDDRIVEELKKGAKATHFLGLSKKLYQKGAAAEKKVLTEVKSNTRTLAMVLRSERELLAQNKEYEAEISELQLLMEEKNREIEKLKDMCLKQREEIKALKDAILFPDVINSQLQDLLEEQDFELKQAKHVIPNLQNQVISLTGQLQCLAEDLAEVKSNKYGAKTLSVGQLNSPRTPKFYQEAANRLEYSSEDHIGSEHGSPDEMFLKDLNPCLTPCFSKTKSQEKDELIHDAPENDRSFKYNTQMSPNMPCASRGGTLSKSSEHCLRPSLVSNSLKKVYKSDENKNLIAKPRRPDLS from the exons ATGGCATCGACCAGGGCTTCCTCCCTCCGGTACGATGCCGTCGATTCGCGTTCCTCCTCAGGCCCCTCCCCTCCCTCCTCCGATCGCAAGAATTCCGGCAAGAACCTATCCTACTTGCGCCGTCTCATCGGAAATGGAGGACGCCAAGCAAACTCAGATCCTGTATCTGCAGCCGTGCCCGTGACAGAGAACTATTCTAGATCCCTCGTCAGGGCGCGGGATGCCAAGAACGGGCATAATAACTTTGGGAGCTTGGTGAAGAAGCTCATGGAGAAGCGGACTAACCCAAAGCTGGGATCGAGGGATCGCTTGGATCTGGTTGTTCCGGATGATAGGATAGTGGAGGAGCTCAAGAAGGGCGCCAAGGCCACGCATTTCTTGGGGTTATCGAAGAAACTTTACCAGAAGGGTGCAGCGgcggagaagaaggtgcttactGAGGTAAAGTCGAACACGCGGACGTTGGCCATGGTGCTGCGCAGTGAGAGGGAGCTTCTCGCACAAAACAAGGAGTACGAGGCAGAGATCTCGGAGCTTCAGTTGCTTATGGAGGAGAAGAACAGAGAA ATTGAGAAACTGAAAGACATGTGCCTGAAACAGAGAGAAGAGATAAAGGCATTGAAGGATGCTATACTCTTTCCGGACGTTATAAATTCGCAACTGCAGGACCTGCTGGAAGAGCAAGACTTTGAACTGAAACAGGCAAAGCACGTCATCCCAAACCTTCAAAACCAAGTCATCTCTCTTACTGGACAGCTCCAGTGCCTCGCAGAGGATCTTGCTGAG GTGAAGTCTAACAAATATGGTGCTAAAACGTTGTCAGTCGGACAACTAAACTCTCCAAGAACCCCAAAGTTCTATCAGGAGGCTGCTAACCGATTG GAATATAGCTCTGAAGATCATATTGGTTCCGAACATGGAAGCCCAGATGAGATGTTCCTCAAGGATTTAAACCCATGTTTAACTCCATGCTTTTCGAAAACAAAGTCTCAG GAAAAAGATGAATTGATTCACGACGCTCCGGAAAATGATAGATCGTTCAAGTATAACACACAAATGAGCCCCAACATGCCTTGTGCTTCCCGTGGAGGAACACTGTCAAAGAGTTCAGAACATTGCCTGAGGCCTAGCTTGGTTAGCAACAGCTTAAAGAAGGTTTACAAATCAGATGAAAACAAAAATTTGATTGCAAAACCACGCCGCCCAGATCTTTCCTAA
- the LOC121978735 gene encoding calnexin homolog yields the protein MAEVNKKKEELMVPRINPRCPADSNPYSQWQTSTPLPAEITPWGKRRGKRERERERSQPRRCGECDSLLRLLRSLHREILAGARSFAIRCLPPLSGRMMAAPLLLVLIVSTFLQIWASDPLFFEPFDESFEGRWIVSDKADYQGIWKYSKSDGHEDYGMLVSEKARKYAIVKELEGPIVVKDATVILQFEVRLQNGLECGGAYLKYLRPQAADWSPKGFDNESPFTIMFGPDKCGSTNKVHFILQHKNPKTGKYVEHHLKYPPSVPFDKNSHVYTAILKPDNELKILIDGEEKKKANFLSADDFEPALIPPKTIPDPDDQRPEDWDERAKIPDSAAVKPDDWNEDAPLEIEDEEAVKPEGWLDDEPEEIYDPEATKPEDWDDEEDGEWEAPKIDNPKCEEAPGCGEWKRPMKRNPAYKGKWSAPLIDNPNYKGIWKPQEMDNPEYFELDKPNFESIAAIGIEIWTMQDGILFDNILVASDEKVAESYRLETWKPKYKAEKEKEETEEATYGFRDALSGFQKNIFDLLYKIADIPFLEPYKIKIIDVIDKAEKQPTLTIGVLISILIVFVTAIFRLLFGKKKTQAPVVSTSETNIKTAENDAPGSAEDKEENEKVDDASGLRPRRSRRET from the exons ATGGCGGAagtgaataaaaagaaagaggAGTTGATGGTGCCG AGAATAAATCCCCGTTGCCCTGCGGACTCGAACCCATATTCTCAGTGGCAAACTTCCACGCCTTTACCAGCCGAGATAACCCCGTGGGGCAAGAGACggggaaagagagagagagagagagagaggagtcaGCCGAGAAGGTGCGGCGAGTGTGATTCGCTCCTACGTCTGCTCCGGTCTCTGCATCGGGAGATCCTCGCGGGCGCTCGCTCCTTCGCGATCCGCTGTCTCCCTCCACTGAGCGGTAGAATGATGGCCGCCCCACTTCTGTTGGTGCTGATCGTTTCCACTTTCCTGCAGATTTGGGCGTCGGATCCG CTGTTCTTCGAGCCCTTTGATGAGTCGTTTGAGGGGCGGTGGATCGTTTCCGACAAGGCGGACTACCAGG GCATATGGAAATACTCCAAGAGTGATGGGCATGAAGACTATGGGATGCTTGTGAGTGAGAAGGCGAGAAAATATGCCATTGTCAAAGAACTTGAGGGGCCAATTGTTGTCAAGGATGCAACTGTTATTCTTCAGTTTGAAGTTCGATTACAAAATGGACTTGAATGTGGAGGTGCATATCTGAAATACCTCCGTCCTCAGGCTGCTGATTGGAGTCCTAAGGGATTTGACAATGAGTCCCCATTTACCATCATGTTTGGACCTGATAAGTGTGGATCCACGAATAAGGTGCATTTTATCCTCCAGCACAAGAACCCTAAAACTGGCAAGTACGTGGAGCATCATCTGAAGTATCCTCCATCAGTTCCATTTGACAAAAACTCGCATGTTTATACTGCTATTTTAAAACCTGACAATGAGCTGAAAATTTTGATTGATGGCGAAGAGAAGAAAAAAGCTAATTTCTTGTCTGCTGATGACTTTGAACCGGCTCTAATTCCACCCAAGACAATACCTGATCCTGATGATCAGAGACCTGAGGACTGGGATGAAAGAGCTAAAATTCCAGACTCTGCTGCTGTAAAGCCTGACGACTGGAATGAAGATGCACCACTGGAGATTGAAGATGAGGAAGCTGTCAAGCCGGAAGGATGGTTGGATGATGAGCCTGAGGAAATTTATGACCCTGAAGCCACAAAGCCAGAAGATTGGGATGACGAAGAGGATGGAGAATGGGAAGCACCAAAGATAGACAACCCAAAGTGTGAAGAAGCACCTGGATGTGGAGAGTGGAAGAGACCCATGAAGAGGAACCCAGCATACAAGGGAAAATGGTCTGCTCCTCTAATTGACAATCCAAACTACAAGGGTATCTGGAAACCCCAAGAGATGGATAACCCTGAATACTTTGAACTTGACAAGCCCAATTTTGAGTCCATTGCTGCCATTGGTATTGAGATATGGACTATGCAGGATGGCATTCTGTTTGACAATATTTTGGTAGCTAGTGATGAGAAGGTTGCTGAGTCTTATCGGCTGGAGACATGGAAACCTAAATACAAGGCTgagaaagaaaaagaggagaCTGAAGAAGCAACTTATGGGTTCAGAGATGCTCTTTCAGGTTTCCAG AAGAACATATTCGATCTCCTTTACAAGATAGCAGACATTCCTTTCTTGGAGCCCTACAAGATTAAAATCATA GATGTTATCGATAAGGCAGAGAAACAACCTACTCTCACCATCGGAGTCTTGATTTCCATATTAATTGTATTTGTTACGGCTATATTCAGGCTTCTCTTTGGCAAAAAGAAGACTCAG GCTCCTGTAGTATCGACTtctgaaaccaacatcaaaaccgcTGAGAACGATGCTCCAGGGAGTGCAGAGGACAAAGAGGAGAATGAAAAGGTTGACGATGCATCTGGCCTTCGACCTAGGAGGTCAAGGAGGGAGACGTAA
- the LOC121978736 gene encoding uncharacterized protein LOC121978736, with product MSTANIETVAASLRSFSLTAAGGNSGDPSPPKVGEITVDLHSNSALPCHWEQHLDMQTGEIHYINRETGVKTTEDPRIAPAYSSDEYSCRSDYEEVEDDDDDDDGDSDSGDFSSSASSASPPNTSAPAHVLVAAGCKGCFMYFMVPKHVDACPKCGGGGLLHLSRNGCI from the exons ATGTCGACTGCCAACATCGAGACCGTCGCCGCCTCACTGCGCAGCTTCTCTCTCACCGCCGCCGGAGGCAACAGCGGAGACCCATCGCCACCGAAGGTCGGGGAGATCACGGTGGACCTCCACTCCAACTCCGCGCTCCCCTGCCACTGGGAACAGCACCTCGACATGCAG acaGGCGAAATCCACTACATCAATCGCGAGACCGGCGTCAAAACGACGGAAGACCCGCGCATTGCTCCGGCATACTCCTCCGACGAGTACAGCTGCCGTTCTGACTACGAGGAGgtggaggacgacgacgacgacgatgacGGCGACAGCGACTCCGGCGACTTCTCCTCCAGCGCGTCCTCTGCTTCCCCTCCCAACACCTCAGCGCCCGCCCATGTCCTAGTGGCCGCCGGCTGCAAGGGTTGCTTCATGTACTTCATGGTCCCCAAGCACGTCGACGCCTGCCCCAAGTGCGGCGGCGGCGGTCTCCTCCACCTCAGCCGCAACGGCTGCATATGA